In the genome of Candidatus Binatia bacterium, the window GTCGTTCTCGGGGCTCTGCCGCGGTTGGTGGCGGCAGAGGGCGAGAGTGCGGCAGCGCAAAGTCCCACCCCGAGCGCGGTGGAAGTCAGTATCGGCGCCGTCCGCGCGAGCAGCGCGGGCGACGATTTCGATCCGCGCCTCGTGTCGATGCGGCCGCAACTCGGCCGCCTTTTCCCACACTACTCGTCGTACCAGTTGGTCGACCAGGCGACCCGGCAGGTGCCGTGGGGAGACAAGGTCCGCCTCGACATTCCCGGTGACCGCTACATCCTCGTGATTCCAAGGCGGATCAAGGACGATCGAGTTTCGCTGCGCGTCATCATGGTCGAAGGGCGCCGACCGACGATGCACACCACACTGTCCCTCAAGAGCGGCGCGACGTTGCTGGTCGGCGGTCCGCGCGACGCACAGGGGAGTGTGCTGATCGTCGCCATCGACGCCGCACCGGTGCGCTGATGCTTCCGGAAGCCTCCGTTACGTCGACTTTGCCCGCATCTGAGTCGCGCCCTCAAGCCTTCGCTGCGGTTTCCCGGTAGTAGCCGATCAGGATGTCCGCAATCTCGGGCCGGAGGATACGGTTGTCCGGGCGCTCGCCTTTCGTCAAAATTTCGCGAATCTTCGATCCCGAGATCGTGACGGGTTTCTCCTGCGGGTGCGCCTCCATCAGATCGACGCGGCCGACGGTCTCGAAGTAGGCAGCAAAGCCGATCTTGCAGGGCTGGATGCGCAGATCGCCCCGCAAATTGCCGAAGATCTCCTGCGCATCGAAGTCACCCCAGATCGCCGCGCCGTCGTCGAAAGGCGCGTCCGCATGCTTGCGCCCGATGACGATATCGGTGAAGCCGAGGTTCTGACGGTAGATGGCGTGCATCACCGCTTCCTTCGGACCGCCGTAAAGCATCTTGATGTCGAGGCCCATGAGCTCGAAGACCTCGGTGAGGTCGTATCCTCGTCCGCCCCAGAGAGCTTCGTCCTTGTCGCCCTGACCCAGTAGCTGACGCTCGTGAAGGGTGCGATAACAGCGCATCCGCACGCGCGCGGGAACGTCGTCGCCCTTGAGTTCGCCGATCAGGGGATTGAGCACCACCCCCGCAAACGCGCCTTCTCGCGTCAGCCGTTCGACCCCGGCAACCAGCGCGTATTCGTGTGCGCGGTGCAGAGGATTGCGGGTTTGAAAAGCCAGCGCGCGTTCCCAACGGCGTTCGGCAATCAGGGTCCGGGCCTGCCGCGGCGACATGACGAACTCGGCATACTCTGGGTCCACCGCCTGCGGCAGCGCCCACAGTTCCCCGCCGATCAGCGTGCTGCGCGGATCGTCCATCAACATGTGACCACCCGGATGATCGGTGCGCGTGGTGCCGTAGAACCGGGCCAGATGCTTGGGCTTGTCCCACGCAAACACGCTGGAGACGCGAACGATGGCGACGATCTGGCCTTCGTACACCACAGCCGCAGAATGACCCACACGCAGTTGGCGCGCTTCGGCGTCGGTGACCGGAAAGGATATCGGCGCTGTCCACGCATAGCGGCGGAAGCCGAAGTCGATAGCGTCGTGATCGAGGACGCTGTGCCAGGTTTCTTCGTCCATCGGACCCGACAGCGGGGACAATGTGCCGTCGGCAATACGGTAAACGGTCGAGAGATCGGCGCGACTGACCTCGACCCTGGGAAGCTGCGACGCTTCGGCGAGGAACTGCGTCCGACGCGAAAGCGGTACGATACGGGAAATCGGGGCATCAAGGCCGCCGTGGACCGGAACGAGATCTGGCATGGTTCGATACTCCTTTGTCTGTACGAAATCAGTCGTCCATTACCCGGATGTCGCAGCCGGCCAGTGTCGGTAGCCGGACCGCTGCGCCGCGGGAGAGAAAGCGCGTGACCCACGACGGCTTCTCGGTGACTAGCACCGCCGCCGCGGCGTTGCACTCCTTGACGGCGCGCAGGCAGATGTCCCCGGGGTCGCCGGTCTCGACACACGCCGAAGCCGCAACCCCGGCCTCGGCCGCACGCGCGGCGACGGCTCGACCGTAGGCTTCCGCCTCCGCCCGCTGCTCTCGCTCGACGATCGCCACAACGCCGTCGCTGACCCACTCGCCCACCCATCCCTCGTCCGTAAGAGTGTGGGCGACGCGCCGGGTGAGTTCGGACCCGACAACGACGACAACGACGAGCGGCACTCCCGCATCCCGCGCCCGCTCTATGGCGTAGGCCTCGGCCCCGGGCGCTTGCGCTCCCAGGGGTATTACCAGCACGACACCGTTCATCTGGAGCCCGTAATGTGCAACCCGATAAGCGGCCAGTACCAGTTGGCCAGGGCGTTGAAAGTAATCCAGGATACGACCGCGAGGAGAATCCCGGGTACGACCATGTCGCGAGTCGTAAGGTGTCCGGACGAATACGCAATCGCGTTGGCCGGAGTGCCGATCGGCAGCGTGTAACCGAGGCCGGCCGGGACCGCGATCGTCAAAGCCATTACCCGC includes:
- a CDS encoding sulfate adenylyltransferase yields the protein MPDLVPVHGGLDAPISRIVPLSRRTQFLAEASQLPRVEVSRADLSTVYRIADGTLSPLSGPMDEETWHSVLDHDAIDFGFRRYAWTAPISFPVTDAEARQLRVGHSAAVVYEGQIVAIVRVSSVFAWDKPKHLARFYGTTRTDHPGGHMLMDDPRSTLIGGELWALPQAVDPEYAEFVMSPRQARTLIAERRWERALAFQTRNPLHRAHEYALVAGVERLTREGAFAGVVLNPLIGELKGDDVPARVRMRCYRTLHERQLLGQGDKDEALWGGRGYDLTEVFELMGLDIKMLYGGPKEAVMHAIYRQNLGFTDIVIGRKHADAPFDDGAAIWGDFDAQEIFGNLRGDLRIQPCKIGFAAYFETVGRVDLMEAHPQEKPVTISGSKIREILTKGERPDNRILRPEIADILIGYYRETAAKA